One genomic region from Longimicrobium sp. encodes:
- a CDS encoding YdcF family protein, with protein MRLVRGVLRLLLILVAIWALLLAAIAVYGRRDEARAADAIVVLGAAQYNGHPSPVLEARLEHALELYRAGHAQALIMTGGQAPGDTVSEAVVSRRWAVRHGVPRGAILVETSGMTTRESMRAVSRLMRSRGMRSAVLVSDPFHMLRLKLLARQMGVRGFTSPTHTSPISRNPAQERKFLLRESIGLPLALLGMA; from the coding sequence GTGCGGCTGGTGCGCGGGGTGCTGCGCCTGCTGCTGATCCTGGTGGCCATCTGGGCGCTGCTGCTGGCGGCCATCGCCGTGTACGGCCGGCGCGACGAGGCGCGCGCGGCGGACGCCATCGTCGTCCTCGGCGCGGCGCAGTACAACGGCCACCCGTCGCCGGTGCTGGAGGCGCGGCTGGAGCACGCCCTGGAGCTGTACCGCGCGGGGCACGCGCAGGCGCTGATCATGACCGGCGGCCAGGCGCCCGGCGACACGGTGAGCGAGGCCGTGGTCTCGCGGCGCTGGGCCGTGCGGCACGGCGTGCCGCGCGGCGCCATCCTGGTGGAGACGTCGGGGATGACGACGCGCGAGTCGATGCGGGCGGTGTCGCGGCTGATGCGGTCGCGCGGGATGCGGAGCGCGGTGCTGGTGAGCGACCCGTTCCACATGCTACGGCTGAAGCTGCTGGCCAGGCAGATGGGGGTGCGGGGCTTCACCTCGCCCACGCACACCAGCCCGATTTCGCGCAACCCGGCGCAGGAGCGGAAGTTCCTGCTGCGCGAGAGCATCGGGCTGCCGCTGGCGCTGCTGGGGATGGCGTAG
- a CDS encoding zf-HC2 domain-containing protein: MIDCDTYLARYSDYLDHDMTVAERDEMEAHADECPHCAHYDRVVRRGTDVLRDLPELEVSEDFADRLRWRLYAADEEERRGRRLATPSQAAGTLVIAAVLAVAAWVPLMRPRPHVGQLPAVAASAPREGTILRRLTAGPLHQEATSLTSRLAQIGVSVREMPYHDVVFRTQGPLVGQLAVFSPQAAAAQQP, translated from the coding sequence ATGATCGACTGCGATACCTACCTGGCGCGCTACTCGGACTACCTCGACCACGACATGACCGTGGCCGAGCGCGACGAGATGGAGGCCCACGCCGACGAGTGCCCCCACTGCGCGCATTACGACCGCGTGGTGCGCCGCGGCACCGACGTGCTGCGCGACCTCCCCGAGCTGGAGGTGTCGGAGGACTTCGCCGACCGGCTGCGCTGGCGCCTGTACGCCGCCGACGAGGAGGAGCGCCGCGGCCGCCGCCTGGCCACGCCGTCGCAGGCCGCCGGGACGCTCGTCATCGCCGCCGTGCTGGCCGTGGCCGCGTGGGTGCCGCTGATGCGCCCGCGCCCGCACGTGGGCCAGCTTCCCGCGGTGGCCGCCTCGGCGCCGCGCGAGGGGACGATCCTCCGCCGCCTGACCGCGGGGCCGCTGCATCAGGAGGCCACCAGCCTGACCTCGCGGCTGGCGCAGATCGGCGTGAGCGTGCGCGAGATGCCGTATCACGACGTGGTGTTCCGCACGCAGGGGCCGCTGGTGGGGCAGCTCGCCGTGTTCTCGCCGCAGGCCGCCGCGGCGCAGCAGCCGTAA
- the rpe gene encoding ribulose-phosphate 3-epimerase gives MRQVKLAPSILSADFTRLGEQVREAEEGGADWIHVDVMDGHFVPNITIGPLIAAAAKRSTSRVIDVHLMIEHPERYLEAFAKAGADHLVVHVETCPHLHRTVQQIRELGVKPGVTLNPATPAEALSEILSYVDLVLVMSVNPGFGGQSYIPTSTAKIAKIRRMLDERGLVDVELEVDGGIVPENAAAVVRAGATALVAGSAVYNAQASVAENLRRLRAAAESALQS, from the coding sequence GTGAGGCAGGTGAAGCTGGCCCCGTCGATCCTCTCCGCCGACTTCACCCGGCTGGGGGAGCAGGTCCGCGAGGCCGAGGAGGGCGGCGCCGACTGGATCCACGTGGACGTGATGGATGGGCACTTCGTCCCCAACATCACCATCGGACCGCTGATCGCCGCCGCGGCCAAGCGGTCGACGTCGCGGGTGATCGACGTGCACCTGATGATCGAGCACCCGGAGCGCTACCTCGAGGCGTTCGCGAAGGCCGGCGCGGACCACCTGGTGGTGCACGTGGAGACCTGCCCCCATCTCCACCGCACCGTGCAGCAGATCCGCGAGCTGGGCGTGAAGCCGGGGGTGACGCTGAACCCCGCCACCCCCGCCGAGGCGCTGTCGGAGATCCTCTCCTACGTGGACCTGGTGCTGGTGATGTCGGTGAACCCCGGCTTCGGCGGGCAGTCGTACATCCCCACCAGCACCGCCAAGATCGCGAAGATCCGGAGGATGCTCGACGAGCGCGGGCTGGTGGACGTGGAGCTGGAGGTGGACGGCGGGATCGTCCCCGAGAACGCGGCGGCCGTCGTCCGCGCGGGGGCGACGGCGCTCGTGGCGGGCTCGGCGGTGTACAACGCGCAGGCCTCCGTTGCCGAGAACCTGCGGCGGCTGCGCGCGGCGGCGGAGTCGGCCCTGCAGTCGTGA
- a CDS encoding pitrilysin family protein, which produces MQIPIERYELDNGLKVVLSEDHSTPVVALNIWYDVGSRNELPGKTGLAHLFEHMMFQGTVHVPGTNHIAHVERVGGSLNASTYLDRTNYYDTVPSDRLELVLWLESDRLGFFLPALTQEKLDLQRDVVKNERRQRVDNQPYGDWDERLQALLYPPDHPYHHPVIGSMADLDAASLDDVADFFRTYYAPDNGVLTLCGDFDPDEARRLIERWFGPIPRGPGVPPIPGRPVLEPFKLGREVRETRGGVPLPRVYLAWRVPAYGTRDYYVGDVASELLAGGKSARLYRSLVRERRMARGIAAFLLPVVTGASSLIARGNVPDGEDPAVLERAMRDEVARLASGDITAAEVERAVTGIEARHLFDLQKVNERADQISQLTTFFDDPGLINTELDHYRAITADDVRTFAAEYLTDDNLVVLTYIADGQEAGS; this is translated from the coding sequence ATGCAGATCCCGATCGAACGATACGAGCTGGACAACGGGCTGAAGGTGGTGCTGAGCGAGGACCACTCCACGCCCGTGGTCGCGCTCAACATCTGGTACGACGTGGGAAGCCGGAACGAGCTGCCGGGGAAGACCGGGCTGGCGCACCTGTTCGAGCACATGATGTTCCAGGGCACCGTGCACGTTCCCGGCACCAACCACATCGCGCACGTGGAGCGCGTGGGCGGCTCGCTGAACGCGTCGACCTACCTGGACCGCACCAACTACTACGACACGGTGCCGTCGGACCGGCTGGAGCTGGTGCTGTGGCTGGAGAGCGACCGGCTGGGGTTCTTCCTTCCCGCGCTGACGCAGGAGAAGCTCGACCTGCAGCGCGACGTGGTGAAGAACGAGCGCCGCCAGCGGGTGGACAACCAGCCCTATGGCGACTGGGACGAGCGGCTGCAGGCGCTGCTCTATCCCCCCGACCACCCGTACCACCACCCCGTGATCGGCAGCATGGCGGACCTGGACGCCGCCAGCCTGGACGACGTCGCCGACTTCTTCCGGACCTACTACGCGCCCGACAACGGCGTGCTGACGCTGTGCGGCGACTTCGACCCCGACGAGGCGCGGCGGCTGATCGAGCGCTGGTTCGGCCCCATCCCCCGCGGGCCGGGCGTGCCCCCGATTCCCGGGCGCCCCGTGCTGGAGCCGTTCAAGCTGGGGCGCGAGGTGCGCGAGACACGCGGCGGCGTGCCCCTCCCGCGCGTGTACCTGGCGTGGCGCGTGCCCGCGTACGGCACCCGCGACTACTACGTGGGCGACGTGGCCAGCGAGCTGCTGGCGGGCGGGAAGTCGGCGCGGCTGTACCGCTCGCTGGTGCGCGAGCGGCGCATGGCGCGCGGCATCGCCGCGTTCCTGCTGCCGGTGGTGACCGGCGCCAGCTCGCTGATCGCCCGCGGCAACGTGCCCGACGGCGAGGACCCCGCCGTGCTGGAGCGCGCCATGCGCGACGAGGTGGCGCGGCTGGCGTCGGGCGACATCACCGCCGCCGAGGTGGAGCGCGCGGTGACGGGGATCGAGGCGCGGCACCTGTTCGACCTGCAGAAGGTGAACGAGCGCGCCGACCAGATCTCGCAGCTCACCACCTTCTTCGACGATCCCGGCCTGATCAACACCGAGCTCGACCACTACCGCGCCATCACCGCCGACGACGTGCGGACCTTCGCGGCCGAGTACCTGACCGACGACAACCTCGTGGTGCTGACCTACATTGCCGACGGGCAGGAGGCGGGCTCGTGA
- a CDS encoding tetratricopeptide repeat protein: MDDDDLAAGSNGAGGEGGDAAAVAEMVAEAESLGAEDRWEDARELLLEALPDHENDALLLCWLGIASERLGDEGEAYEFFRRSLAQAPTDPFVLAAAGTGVSVYDDPDAEGALRLAAITAPQFPFARSAYGAYLAREGLFDDALRELEAARDLAPDDAAIRAELGVTMLLAGRTAGGVDELEEALSKIDEPWLRGLYGLALLETDRREEGAEQLHRASNERPEDVEIHLLSALASAVEGWEDEAWAAIARAELAAEALDADLIREVEEAVEDGPEAARLLLREHLGPSLLRERLHQRD, from the coding sequence ATGGACGACGACGATCTGGCGGCGGGGAGCAACGGCGCGGGCGGCGAGGGCGGCGACGCGGCGGCGGTCGCGGAGATGGTGGCCGAGGCCGAGTCGCTGGGCGCCGAGGACCGCTGGGAGGACGCGCGCGAGCTGCTGCTGGAGGCGCTCCCCGACCACGAGAACGACGCGCTGCTGCTCTGCTGGCTGGGGATCGCCTCGGAGCGGCTGGGCGACGAGGGCGAGGCCTACGAGTTCTTCCGCCGCTCGCTGGCGCAGGCGCCCACCGATCCGTTCGTGCTGGCGGCGGCGGGGACCGGCGTGTCGGTGTACGACGACCCCGACGCGGAGGGCGCGCTGCGGCTGGCGGCCATCACCGCGCCGCAGTTTCCCTTCGCGCGCTCGGCGTACGGCGCCTACCTGGCGCGCGAGGGGCTGTTCGACGACGCGCTGCGCGAGCTGGAGGCCGCGCGCGACCTGGCGCCCGACGACGCGGCCATCCGCGCCGAGCTGGGGGTGACGATGCTGCTGGCGGGGCGCACGGCGGGCGGGGTGGACGAGCTGGAGGAGGCGCTGTCGAAGATCGACGAGCCGTGGCTGCGCGGGCTGTACGGCCTGGCGCTGCTGGAGACGGACCGCCGCGAGGAGGGCGCCGAGCAGCTCCACCGCGCCTCGAACGAGCGTCCCGAGGACGTGGAGATCCACCTCCTTTCCGCCCTGGCTTCCGCCGTGGAGGGGTGGGAGGACGAGGCGTGGGCGGCCATCGCGCGTGCCGAGCTGGCCGCCGAGGCGCTGGACGCCGACCTGATCCGCGAGGTGGAGGAGGCCGTGGAAGACGGCCCCGAGGCCGCGCGCCTCCTCCTGCGAGAGCACCTGGGCCCCTCGCTGCTGCGCGAGCGGCTCCACCAGCGCGACTGA
- a CDS encoding pitrilysin family protein produces MSAVDRALAPPRGPLRPFRFPPVHRRRLANGVNLLVAEMHSFPVVTVDVVFDAGGLTENREHAGVAAITTALLESGAGEMDADEIAERVDGLGISLDSGVSWDTGQSGFTCLRARLEPAFGVLADILRRPTFPEREVERARDERMATIQQRRGTPSTLADEAESRWVFAPGSSFGRPLGGLLRTVAEVSRDAVAAFHAARYRPAGATLVAAGDVTADEVQALAERWFGDWEGAPDPVAPADVRPRLDRTTIIVVDRPGSVQSEIRVGHVGIERAAPDYFAVSVLNAILGGTFSSRMNLNLRERLGYTYGASSSFASRRQPGLFTMSTAVQTEVTAHSVSEMLREMRELQHEPVTGAELDDARNFLAGVFPLGLQTTDGVASKLSTIVTYGLPDDYYDGYRDGLLSVTAAEVQEAARRRLWPDRAAVVIVGDAEKIRGELEALDVGPVQVVGAEEMEA; encoded by the coding sequence GTGAGCGCCGTCGACCGCGCGCTCGCGCCGCCGCGGGGGCCGCTGCGCCCCTTCCGCTTTCCCCCCGTGCACCGCCGCCGGCTGGCCAACGGGGTGAACCTGCTGGTGGCGGAGATGCACAGCTTTCCCGTGGTCACCGTCGACGTGGTGTTCGACGCGGGCGGGCTGACCGAGAACCGCGAGCACGCCGGCGTGGCCGCGATCACCACCGCGCTGCTGGAGAGCGGGGCGGGGGAGATGGACGCCGACGAGATCGCCGAGCGGGTGGACGGGCTGGGGATTTCGCTCGATTCGGGCGTGTCGTGGGACACCGGGCAGAGCGGCTTCACCTGCCTGCGCGCGCGGCTGGAGCCCGCGTTCGGGGTGCTGGCCGACATCCTCCGCCGCCCCACCTTTCCCGAGCGCGAGGTGGAGCGCGCGCGCGACGAGCGGATGGCCACCATCCAGCAGCGCCGCGGCACGCCCAGCACGCTGGCCGACGAGGCGGAGAGCCGCTGGGTGTTCGCGCCGGGCTCGTCGTTCGGGCGGCCGCTGGGCGGGCTGCTGCGCACCGTGGCCGAGGTGTCGCGCGACGCGGTGGCCGCCTTCCACGCCGCCCGCTACCGCCCCGCGGGCGCCACCCTCGTGGCCGCGGGCGACGTGACCGCCGACGAGGTGCAGGCGCTGGCCGAGCGCTGGTTCGGCGACTGGGAGGGCGCCCCGGACCCCGTGGCCCCCGCCGACGTGCGGCCCCGGCTGGACCGCACGACGATCATCGTGGTCGACCGCCCCGGCTCGGTGCAGAGCGAGATCCGCGTGGGGCACGTGGGGATCGAGCGCGCGGCGCCCGACTACTTCGCGGTGTCGGTGCTGAACGCCATCCTGGGCGGCACCTTCTCGTCGCGGATGAACCTGAACCTGCGCGAGCGGCTGGGCTACACCTACGGCGCCTCGTCGTCGTTCGCCTCGCGCCGCCAGCCGGGGCTGTTCACCATGTCGACGGCGGTGCAGACGGAGGTGACCGCGCACTCGGTGAGCGAGATGCTGCGCGAGATGCGGGAGCTGCAACACGAACCGGTGACCGGTGCGGAGCTCGACGACGCGCGCAACTTCCTGGCGGGCGTCTTTCCCCTGGGCCTGCAGACGACGGACGGGGTGGCGTCGAAGCTCAGCACCATCGTCACCTACGGGCTGCCGGACGACTACTACGACGGCTACCGCGACGGCCTCCTCTCGGTGACCGCGGCCGAGGTGCAGGAGGCCGCCCGGCGCCGCCTGTGGCCCGACCGCGCCGCCGTCGTCATCGTCGGCGACGCGGAGAAGATCCGCGGCGAGCTGGAGGCACTGGACGTGGGCCCCGTGCAGGTGGTCGGCGCGGAGGAGATGGAGGCCTGA
- a CDS encoding aminotransferase class I/II-fold pyridoxal phosphate-dependent enzyme: MGLIEKCSRYTRAREVQASGFYPYFIPIEASHDTEVVIDGKTKIMVGSNNYMGLTHHPYVLERAKEALYRYGTGCTGSRFLNGTLDLHVELEEKLAELMGTEAALVFSTGYQTNLGVISTLVGRGDHLFLDKLNHASIVDGASLVYGTVHRYAHGDLRVLERQLQAVPDTAHKLVVTDGVFSMEGDIADLPALVKLAEQYGAELMVDDAHSIGVLGPDGAGTAAHFGLTDKVLLTMGTFSKSFASIGGFVAGPEPILHYLRHHARSLIFSASMPPASVATVLAALEVMKREPERRDELWRLTRRMQEGLKSLGFDIAGSETPIIPVVIGEMEDTFVMWKALFDAGVFTNPVMPPAVPESQCRLRISLMATHTDDHIDAVLEAFATVGRAIAVI, from the coding sequence ATGGGTCTGATCGAGAAGTGCAGCCGCTACACGCGGGCCCGCGAGGTCCAGGCGTCGGGGTTCTATCCGTACTTCATCCCCATCGAGGCCAGCCACGACACCGAGGTGGTGATCGACGGCAAGACCAAGATCATGGTGGGCTCCAACAACTACATGGGGCTCACGCACCACCCGTACGTGCTGGAGCGGGCGAAGGAGGCGCTGTACCGCTACGGCACCGGGTGCACCGGCAGCCGCTTCCTGAACGGCACGCTCGACCTGCACGTGGAGCTGGAGGAGAAGCTGGCCGAGCTGATGGGCACCGAGGCGGCGCTCGTGTTCAGCACCGGCTACCAGACCAACCTGGGCGTGATCTCCACCCTGGTGGGGCGCGGCGACCACCTCTTCCTCGACAAGCTGAACCACGCCAGCATCGTCGACGGCGCGTCGCTGGTGTACGGCACCGTGCACCGCTACGCGCACGGCGACCTGCGCGTGCTGGAGCGGCAGCTGCAGGCGGTGCCCGACACGGCGCACAAGCTGGTGGTGACCGACGGCGTGTTCAGCATGGAGGGCGACATCGCCGACCTGCCGGCGCTGGTGAAGCTGGCGGAGCAGTACGGCGCCGAGCTGATGGTCGACGACGCGCACTCGATCGGCGTGCTGGGCCCCGACGGCGCGGGAACGGCGGCGCACTTCGGGCTGACCGACAAGGTGCTGCTGACGATGGGCACCTTCTCCAAGAGCTTCGCCTCGATCGGCGGGTTCGTGGCCGGGCCGGAGCCGATCCTGCACTACCTGCGGCACCACGCGCGCTCGCTGATCTTCAGCGCCAGCATGCCGCCGGCCTCGGTGGCCACGGTGCTGGCGGCGCTGGAGGTGATGAAGCGCGAGCCGGAGCGGCGCGACGAGCTGTGGCGGCTGACGCGGCGCATGCAGGAGGGGCTGAAGTCGCTGGGCTTCGACATCGCCGGGAGCGAGACGCCCATCATCCCCGTGGTGATCGGGGAGATGGAGGACACCTTCGTGATGTGGAAGGCGCTCTTCGACGCCGGCGTGTTCACCAACCCGGTGATGCCGCCCGCGGTGCCCGAGAGCCAGTGCCGCCTGCGCATCTCGCTGATGGCCACGCACACCGACGACCACATCGACGCCGTGCTCGAGGCCTTCGCCACCGTCGGCCGCGCGATCGCGGTGATCTGA
- a CDS encoding sigma-70 family RNA polymerase sigma factor yields the protein MFEVLTHSHSPPRRGLKTLDDSEVVAAFLAGNRRAFDELVERYQNRLLNFVYRTTGDRERAEDLVQETFIRVYRHLHRFDQTKKFSTWIYTIASNLAKNELRNRSRNPLVLFQTILKNRQEDQRPLEWEDNTYRPDDLFRKRALKAQVDAAVDQLPEHHRTVFILREMEGKTYEEIADITDTNLGTVKSRLNRARNSFARIIAPLLD from the coding sequence ATGTTCGAAGTGCTGACCCACAGCCACTCGCCGCCCCGGCGCGGCCTCAAGACGCTGGACGACAGCGAGGTGGTGGCCGCGTTCCTGGCGGGGAACCGCCGCGCCTTCGACGAGCTGGTCGAGCGCTACCAGAACCGGCTGCTGAACTTCGTCTACCGCACCACCGGCGACCGCGAGCGCGCCGAAGACCTGGTGCAGGAGACGTTCATCCGCGTGTACCGGCACCTGCACCGCTTCGACCAGACCAAGAAGTTCTCGACCTGGATCTACACCATCGCCAGCAACCTGGCCAAGAACGAGCTGCGCAACCGCTCCCGCAACCCGCTGGTGCTGTTCCAGACGATCCTGAAGAACCGGCAGGAGGACCAGCGCCCGCTGGAGTGGGAGGACAACACCTACCGCCCCGACGATCTGTTCCGGAAGCGCGCGCTGAAGGCCCAGGTGGACGCCGCGGTGGACCAGCTTCCCGAGCATCACCGCACCGTCTTCATCCTGCGCGAGATGGAGGGGAAGACGTACGAGGAGATCGCCGACATCACCGACACCAACCTGGGCACGGTGAAGAGCCGCCTGAACCGCGCGCGCAACAGCTTCGCGCGGATCATCGCCCCGCTGCTGGACTGA
- the holA gene encoding DNA polymerase III subunit delta, whose amino-acid sequence MPQISYDQLQRTLRDRAAGGAFFFHGDEDFFREEAVGRVVSTYLDEATRDFNFDQLRGGDVDGDALASVLATPPMMAEHRVVVVRDAQGLGQKAREVVEAAVKSPEPGLVLVISASIPSGSKAKFYDELKKHATSVEFNPLAADDAPGWLMEEARGTHGVELDADAARAIVGAMGVELGMLVSELKKLAAYAGDRKRLTLDDVKAVGGAIPRQDRWAWFDLVAERRFREALDALPVLLEQGENGVGLVIGMGGQLLKVGIVCAGGQGALERELKPFQRWMARRIVPVARKWTLPEVDAALAELLRTDRLLKSASMSDRQAMEELLLRLWAIRPEREGRAA is encoded by the coding sequence GTGCCGCAGATCTCCTACGACCAGCTGCAGCGCACTCTCCGCGACCGGGCCGCGGGGGGTGCGTTCTTCTTCCACGGCGACGAGGACTTCTTCCGCGAGGAGGCGGTCGGCCGGGTCGTGTCGACGTACCTGGACGAGGCCACGCGCGACTTCAACTTCGACCAGCTGCGCGGCGGCGACGTGGACGGCGACGCGCTGGCCTCCGTCCTCGCGACGCCGCCCATGATGGCCGAGCACCGCGTGGTGGTCGTCCGCGACGCGCAGGGGCTGGGGCAGAAGGCGCGCGAGGTGGTCGAGGCTGCGGTCAAGTCGCCCGAGCCGGGGCTGGTGCTCGTCATCTCCGCCTCGATCCCCTCGGGCTCGAAGGCCAAGTTCTACGACGAGCTGAAGAAGCACGCCACCTCCGTGGAGTTCAACCCGCTGGCCGCGGACGACGCGCCGGGGTGGCTGATGGAGGAGGCGCGCGGAACGCACGGGGTGGAGCTGGACGCCGACGCCGCCCGCGCCATCGTCGGCGCCATGGGGGTGGAGCTGGGGATGCTGGTGAGCGAGCTGAAGAAGCTGGCCGCCTACGCGGGCGACCGGAAGCGCCTCACCCTCGACGACGTGAAGGCGGTGGGCGGCGCCATCCCGCGGCAGGACCGCTGGGCCTGGTTCGACCTCGTCGCAGAACGCCGCTTCCGCGAGGCGCTGGACGCGCTTCCCGTCCTCCTCGAGCAGGGGGAGAACGGCGTGGGGCTGGTGATCGGGATGGGCGGGCAGCTGCTGAAGGTGGGGATCGTCTGCGCCGGCGGGCAGGGTGCGCTGGAGCGCGAGCTGAAGCCGTTCCAGCGGTGGATGGCGCGCCGCATCGTCCCCGTTGCTCGCAAGTGGACGCTGCCGGAGGTCGACGCCGCGCTAGCCGAGCTGCTGCGCACCGACCGCCTGCTCAAGTCCGCCTCCATGAGCGACCGCCAGGCCATGGAGGAGCTCCTCCTCCGCCTCTGGGCCATCCGCCCCGAGCGCGAGGGGCGCGCGGCGTAG
- the rpiA gene encoding ribose-5-phosphate isomerase RpiA, whose protein sequence is METAAGGAEALKRKAAERAAEWIRDGMTLGLGTGSTVRHLLDVIAERRAAGEWREIVGVPTSVDTERRARALGIPLATLAERPRIDLTIDGADEVDPELRLIKGLGGALLREKIVAAVSAQLVIVADESKVVERLGTRAPLPVEVDPFGEPVQPDFLRSLGCEPVRRTGGDGGPFVTDGGNHVLDCRFARGIGDPQGVERALAMRPGIVESGLFLGMSTAAVIAAAGGVRVLRRGEVAS, encoded by the coding sequence ATGGAGACGGCGGCCGGCGGCGCGGAGGCGCTGAAGCGGAAGGCGGCGGAGCGCGCGGCGGAGTGGATCCGCGACGGGATGACGCTGGGGCTGGGCACCGGGTCCACCGTGCGCCATCTCCTCGACGTGATCGCCGAGCGGCGCGCCGCGGGCGAGTGGCGGGAGATCGTGGGCGTGCCCACCTCGGTCGACACCGAGCGGCGGGCGCGTGCGCTCGGCATCCCCCTGGCCACGCTGGCCGAGCGGCCGCGCATCGACCTCACCATCGACGGCGCCGACGAGGTCGACCCCGAGCTGCGGCTGATCAAGGGGCTCGGCGGCGCGCTGCTGCGCGAGAAGATCGTGGCCGCCGTCAGCGCGCAGCTGGTCATCGTCGCCGACGAGTCGAAGGTGGTGGAGAGGCTGGGGACCAGGGCGCCGCTCCCCGTCGAGGTCGATCCCTTCGGCGAGCCGGTCCAGCCCGATTTCCTGCGCTCGCTCGGCTGCGAGCCGGTGCGGCGGACGGGCGGCGACGGCGGCCCGTTCGTCACCGACGGCGGCAACCACGTGCTGGACTGCCGCTTCGCTCGCGGGATCGGCGACCCCCAGGGGGTGGAGCGCGCGCTGGCGATGCGGCCGGGGATCGTGGAGTCCGGGCTGTTCCTGGGGATGTCGACCGCGGCGGTGATCGCCGCGGCCGGCGGCGTGCGCGTCCTCCGGCGCGGGGAGGTGGCGTCGTGA